In Deltaproteobacteria bacterium, the sequence AGCGCGTGCTATGCGCGGCGGATGGCCTGCGTCGTCGTGCGCTACCACGAGATCGCCCTCAAGGGCGGGAATCGGCAGCGCTTCGTGCAGCGTCTGATCGCGAACCTGCGCGACGCGACGACCGGCCTCGGGGTGCGGAGCGCCGACAGCCTGCCGGGGCGGATCGTGCTGCGGCTCGCGCCGGAGGCGCCCGTCGACCTCGTGTGCGAGCGCGTGGCGCATACCTTCGGGGTCGCCAACTACTCGGCCGGCGTGGAGATCCCGGCCGGCCTCGACGCCATCCGCGCGGCGGTGCTCGACTGCGCGCGCGCGGAGGCGTTCACGACGTTCGCGGTCCGCGCGCGGCGCGCCGACAAGTCGTTCCCGATGACGTCGCCCGAGCTCGGCGCGTTCCTCGGCGCGGCAGTCGTGGCCGAGGTCGGCGGACGCGTCGACCTCGAGACGCCCGACCTGCCGATCACCGTCGAGATCCTGCCGCGGACGGCGTACGTGTCGGGCGGCAAGCGCCCAGGGCCGGGCGGCCTGCCGGTGACGATCAGCGGACGGGTGACGTGCCTCATGTCGGGCGGCATCGACTCGCCGGTTGCGGCGTACCGCATGATGCAGCGCGGGTGCCGCGTCGACTTCGTGCACTTCAGCGGCGTGCCGTACACGAGCCGCGCGAGCGTCGACAAGGCGCGGGATCTCGTCGAGCACCTCACGCGCCGGCAGCTGCGCTCCGATCTCTGGGTCGTGCCGTTCGGCGAGATCCAGAGCGAGATCGTCGCGCGCGTGCCGCGCAGCCATCGCGTCGTTCTCTATCGTCGCATGATGCTGCGGATCGCCGAGGCGCTCGGACGACACGGCGCGCGCGTTCTGGTGACGGGCGAGAGCCTCGGCCAGGTCTCGTCGCAGACGCTGGAGAACATGCAGACGATCGCGGCGGCGACGTCGGCGCTCGTGCTCCGGCCGCTCGTCGGCATGGACAAGAACGAGATCATCCAGCAGGCGGTCCGCATCGGCACGTTTACGACGTCGATCCTGCCGGACCAGGACTGCTGCACGCTCTTCACGCCCGCGCACCCGACGACGCGCGCGACCCTCGCCGAGGTCGAGGCGGCGGAACGGCAGCTCGACGTGCCGGCGCTGGTCGCACGCGGTGTCGCGGATGCGACGCGCGAACGCTTCGTGTTCCCGCCCGAACTCGCCGGCAAGGCCGCCGCCGGGACGCGTCTCACGGTCCAGGGCTGAGCGTCGCCGCGGCGAAGCGCGCGACGAACGCGCGCGCCACCGCGGCCGGCGTCTCGCCGTCCTGATCGACGGCGGCGTTCATCCGCCGCATGAGGTCGGGCGGAATCGCGCCCGCGAGCGGTCGGAGCGCGCGCACCACATCCGGTCGCTCGCGCACGAGGCGGGCGCTCGCGAGCAGGACCGCGTCGTAGGGCGGAATGACGTGCCGGTCGTCGGCCAGCACCGTGAGGCCGAGCGCGCCGATCCGGCCGTCGGTCGAGAAGGCGCTGATGACGTCGACCTGCGCGCTCGCGACCGCGGCGTACATGAGCGACGCGTCCATGCTGCGTCGCTCGCGGAAGCGGAGCCCGTAGGTGGCGGCGAGCGCGGTCCATTCGGGCCGGCCGAAGAACTCGTAGTCGCCCGCCATGACGAGGTCGGGCGCGTGCGCCGCCAGGTCGCTGATCGTCGTCACGCCGAGCCGGCCGGCGGACTCGTCGCGCATCGCGAGCGCGTACGCATTCTCGAATCCGAGCGCCGCGACGAGCGTGATCCCGTGCGTCTCGGTCAGGTGCCGGCTCACCTCGGCCAGCACCACCGCCGGATCGGGCGGGACGTCCGTGCGCTTCATGACGGTTGCCCAGATCGTGCCGGTGTAGTCGACGTAGAGGTCGAGCGCGCCCGCTGCGAGGGCATCGAAGGCCACGGTCGATCCGAGCGATGCCACGACGCGGGTCGGGTGCGACGTGGTCCGCGCGATCGCGCCCGCGACGATCTCGCTCAACACGTACTGTTCCGTGAACGTCTTGGCGCCGATCACGACCGGGCGCTCGGCGGCGCCGAGGCGCCGGCCGACGGCGTGCGCCGCGGTCGCGAGCGCCAGCGCGGCGAGGCACGCGAGCGCGGCGGCGACGATGCCGCGTCGGCCCGTGCGCACGCCCACCTCCGCCGCGTGCACGAGCGCGTCGAGCGCGAGCGCGAGCGCGGCGGACGCGAAGCAACCGGTGAGCACCGCCGCCAGATTGCGGGTCTGGAGGCCGCTGAAGATGTAGTCGCCGAGGCTCGGGGCGCCGATCGGCGTCGCGAGGGTCGCGATGCCGACGATCCAGACCGTCGCCGTGCGGATGCCGGCGACGACGACCGGCCCCGCGAGCGGCAGCTCGACGAGCCGCAGTCGTTCGCGGTCCGTCATGCCGACGCCGCGCGCGGCTTCGACGACCACCGGATCCACGCCGCGAATACCGGTCACCGTGTTTCGGAGGATCGGCAGCACGCCGTAGCACGTGAGCCCGAGGAGTGCGGGGAGGTAGCCGATGCTCGGCACGTCGATGCCGACGAAACGCCGCGCGAGCGCGCCGAGTGCCGCGAGCGCGGGCACCATCACGGCGAGCAGCGCGAGGCTCGGGATCGTCTGCACCGCGCTCGCGACGGCGAGCGCGAAGGGCTCGGCGCGCGGTCGGTGCGTCACCCACACGCCGACGGGGAGGCTGAGGGCGATCGCGAGAGCGAGGGCGGCGAGCGCGAGCTCGAGGTGCGCGGCGAGGCGTTCCGGCAGGAGCGCGAGCTGCTCGCTCATGCGCGGCCGGGCGGCTGCGCGTCCGCCCGGAGGGCGGCCAGCCCGCGGAGCGGCGCCGCGAGGAGCCGCCGGACATACTCCGTCGCCGGCCGCGCCATGAGCGCCGACGGCGCGTCGATCTGCTCCACGCGTCCGTCGTTCAGGACGGCGATGCGGTCGGCGACGACGAGGGCTTCGAGGACGTCGTGGGTGACGAAGATCGCGGTGAGATCGAGCCGGCGTGCGATCGCGAGGAACGATTGCTGCAGGCGCTCGCGTGTGAGCGGGTCGAGCGCGCCGAACGGCTCGTCGAGCAGCAGCACGCTCGGCTGGGCGGCGATCGCGCGCGCGACGCCGACCCGCTGTTGTTGGCCGCCCGAGAGCGAGGCCGGGGCGCGATCGCGGAAGCGCGCGGGCGCGAGCTCGACGAGGTCGAGCAGCTCGTCGACGCGCGCCGCGACGCGCTCGTCCGGCCACCCGAGGAGGCGCGGCGTGACGCCGACGTTCTCGCCGACCGTCATGTGGGGGAAGAGGCCGACCTGTTGGAAGCAGTAGCCGATGCGGCGACGGAGCGCGTGCGGGGCGAGCGCGGCGACGTCGACGCCGTCGAGCTCGACCCGTCCGCCGTCGGGCTCGATCAGGCGGTTCACCATCTTGAGCGTCGTCGTCTTGCCCGAGCCGGAGCCGCCGAGGAGCACCAGACGCTCGCCGCGCGCGACCTCGAGCGTGAGCCCGTCGACGACCGTCGCGTCGCCGAAGCGCTTGCGCAGCTCGACCAGGCGCAGCACGGGATCACCCCCGCGGGAGGTCGGCGAGGAACGGCTCGACGGCGGCGAGGAACCCGCTCGGGTTGTCGCCCATGACCGAGTGTCCGGCGCCCGGCACCGTGCGCACCTCCGCGCCCACGACGCCGCCGAAACGCGCCGCGACCTCGGGGTCGAGGATGTCGCTCTCGCCGCCGCGCACGATCAGCACCGGGCAGCGGATGCCGGAGACGCGCTCCCAGAGGTCTCCCATGCCTTCGCCGACGCGCGCCGGGTTGCGCAGGGCGGGATCGTACTTCCAGGTCCAGCGCCCGTTCGGGAGCCGCCTCAGATTGTGGCGCAGACGTTCCCGGATGTTGTCGAGCGAGCGGCGCGGGTTGAACGCGTGCGCGCGGGCGACGAAGTCCTCGAACGTGTCGAGCTCGTCGGTCGCGGCGACGAAGTTGCGGATGTTGTCGACGCCGTCGCGTCGCACCTCGGGCGCGATGTCCACGACGACGAGCGCGCGCACGAGGTCGGGCCGGCGGGCGGTGAGCGTCAGCGCGACGAGGCCGCCCATCGAGAGGGCGACGACGACCGCCGGAGCGCCGAGCGTCGTCTCGACGAAGCGCTCGACGTCGCGGCTTTGCGTCGCGAGGCGGTAGTCGCCGTCGGCCGCCCAGCTCGAATCGCCGTGGCCGCGCTGGTCGAGCGCGCGTACGTGATGGGTGCGCGCGAAGCTCGGAGCGACCTCGTCCCAGCTGTGCGCCGTCTGTGTGATGCCGTGCAGGCAGACGAGGGGCGGATGTCCGACCGTGCCCCAATCGAGATAGTGGAGCGAGAGATCGTCGAGCGTGGTGCTGGCGTCGGTCGGATGGGGCATCGGTGTCTCCCGCGTCACTCGACGCGCGCGCGGCGCCGCCAGGCGTCGAGCACGCCGGCGAAGCTCGCCCGCAACGTGGCCGGTAAGCCGTCGAGGTCGGTCGCCGCGGGCGGTGGCGGGCAGGTCGGCGCGGGCGCGCGCCGCGCCGGCGTCGGGGCCGCGGCGCGGCCCTCGGTCAGTACGAGAAAGAGATCGTCGACGAGCGGCCGCGTCAGGCGCTCGTTCAGGGCGGCGACGATGCCGCGCTTCAAGAGGTTCAGCTCCTGCATCCAAGGGGCGCTCGACACCGCGACGACGAGCGTCCGGCCGCGCAGGCGGACGGGCTCCGCGCGGCGTGCGATGGCCGCGCCGACCGCATCGCTCCAGACCCGCCAGATGGCGCTCGCGCCGGGCGTCCCGAGGACGCGGTCGAGGCAGGTTTCGAGCACTCCGTCGATGCTCGCAGGCTCGCGGCGCGGGCTCACGCGGCGGTCCTTAGCGTGAGCGTCGCCATGGAGAAAGCCTTGCGGATCGCGACGATTTTTTTCTTGACAGGCTGTCCATTCCTTGTGTACTGACCCGCCTCGCTCTACAACATCTTGATGGTTCGCGGGTCGAAGCCAAGTCGTGTCACGGATCGCTCCGAGCAGCTCGGAGCGCCGCAAAACCAGCAAATCGAGGGTCGTGCCATGGAAAATGGGGTGGCGGTGGGCGGCATGGACGGGGCGGCGGAGGCGCAACGGATGGCGTTCGGAGAGGAGGCTCCGGCGGAGGGGCGATCGGGCCTCGCGATCAAGCGCTATTTCACGCAGGCCGGCCTGGATCCGTTCGCGAACGTGGAGTGGGAGCGACGGAGCGCGGTCATCTACGGAGAGAAGGGCGAGGTCGTCTTCGAGCAACACGAGGTCGAGATCCCGAAGGCCTGGACGCAGCTCGCGACCAACGTCGTGGTCTCGAAGTACTTCCGGGGTCCGCTCGGGACGCCGCAGCGCGAGACGAGCGTTCGTCAGCTGATCGGGCGCGTCGTCGGAACGATCCGCTCGTGGGGCACCGCGCAGGGCTACTTCGCGACGCCCGCCGACGCGGCGGTCTTCGCGGACGAGCTCACGCACCTCCTGCTCCACCAGAAGGCCTGCTTCAACAGCCCGGTCTGGTTCAACGTCGGCGTCGAGGCGAAGCCGCAATGCAGCGCCTGCTTCATCCTCTCCGTCGAGGACACCATGGACTCGATCCTCGACTGGTACCGCCGCGAGGGCGTCATCTTCAAAGGCGGCTCCGGCTCGGGGGTGAACCTCTCGAAGCTCCGTTCGTCGAAAGAGCGGCTGGTCGGCGGCGGAACGGCGTCGGGTCCGGTCTCCTTCATGAAGGCGGCCGACGCGTCGGCGGGCGTCATCAAGTCGGGCGGGAAGACGCGGCGGGCGGCCAAGATGGTCGTCCTGAACGTCGACCACCCCGACGTCATGGAGTTCATCGCCTGCAAGACCGAGGAGGAGCGTAAGGCGCGGGCCCTGATCGCGGCCGGCTACGACAGCTCGCTCGACGGCGCGGCGTATGGATCGGTCGCGTTCCAGAACGCCAACAACTCGGTGCGGGTGACGGACGCCTTCATGAGCGCCGTCATTTCCGACGGCGACTGGCAGACGAGGTTCGTGCGGACCGGCGAGGTGGCGGAGACGTTCCGCGCCCGCGACGTCATGCGCGCCATCTCCGAGAACGCGCACGCCTGCGGCGATCCGGGTCTCCAGTTCGACACGACCATCAACGACTGGCACACCTGCCCGGCGAGCGGCCGCATCAACGCGTCGAATCCGTGCAGCGAGTACATGCACCTCGACAACTCGGCCTGTAACCTCTCGTCGCTGAACCTCATGAAGTTCGTCGGCGCGACGGGCGATTTCGACGTCGACGCGGTCAAGCACGCCGTCGACGTGATGATCACCGCACAGGACATCCTCGTCGACAACTCGAGCTATCCGACGCCGGAGATCGAGAAGAACGCGCACGCGTTCCGCGAGCTCGGGCTCGGCTACGCCAATCTCGGCGCGCTCCTGATGTCGCTCGGTCTCCCGTACGACTCCGAGGCGGGTCGGCAGTACGCGGCGGCCGTGACGGCGCTCGTGTGCGGCGAGGCGTATCTCCAGTCGGCGCGCATCGCCGGCGGGATGGGACCGTTCGCGGGCTACGGACCGAATCGCGAGCCGATGCAGCGGGTGATCGGCAAGCACCGCGCGGCGGCGCACAAGATCGACCCGTCGCTCGTGCCGCTCGAGCTGTTGAGCGAGTCGCGGCGGGTGTGGGACGAGGCGTACGCGCTCGGCGAGAAACAGGGATTCCGGAACTCGCAGGCGACCGTGTTGGCGCCGACGGGAACCATCGCGTTCATGATGGACTGCGACACGACCGGAATCGAGCCCGACATCGCGCTCGTGAAGTACAAGAAGCTGGTCGGCGGCGGCATGCTGAAGATCGTCAACATGACGATCCGGCGCGCGCTCACCCGGCTCGGGTACGAGAGCCGCGAGATCCAGGACATCCTCGAGTACATCGAGGAGCAGGAGACGATCGAGGGGGCGCCGCACCTCGAGGACGAGCACCTCGCCGTCTTCGACTGCGCGTTCAAGCCACAGCGCGGGGCGCGCTCGATCCACTACCTTGGCCACATCCGCATGATGGGCGCGGCACAGCCCTTCATCTCGGGCGCCATCTCCAAGACCGTCAACATGCCCGCCGACGCCACGGTCGACGACGTGACCGAGGCGTATCTCGAGGCCTGGCGCGACGGCCTCAAGGCGATCGCGATCTACCGCGACGGTTGCAAGCAGACGCAGCCGCTCAACACGGGCAAGACCGTCGAGGTGGCGAAAGTCGAGGCGCGGCCGACGCGGCGTCGGCTACAGAACGACTGCAAGTCCGAGCGCCACAAGTTCGAGATCGCCGGGCACGAGGGGTATATCCACGTCGGGTTCTACGAGGACGGCACCCCGGGCGAGATCTTCATCAAGATGGCGAAGGAAGGCAGCACCATCTCCGGCTTGATGGATACGATCGCGACGCTCACGTCCATGGCGCTCCAGTACGGCGTGCCGCTCGAGGTCCTCGTCAACAAGTTCGCGCACGTCCGCTTCGAGCCCTCCGGGTTCACCAAGAATCCGGAGATCCCGATGGCGAAGTCGCTGACCGACTATATCTTCCGCTTCCTCGGCTCGCGCCACTTGTCGGCCGAGCAGCGGCGGGAAGTCGGGCTCGCCGAGGTCGTCACGGCCGAGATCGAGGGCGGTGCGCGATCGAGTGTCGTGAGCTTCAGTCCGCAGGCCGACGCGCCGAGTTGCTCCGATTGCGGCGCGATCATGGTGCGCAACGGCAGTTGCTACAAATGTCTCAACTGCGGCTCCACGAGCGGTTGCTCGTGAGTCTCGAAGCAGGGTCCGCCGTCGCGATGGCTCCGGAGCGTCGCGACGTGGAGGGGGAACGGGAATCGGTGGGGAACTGAGGCGGTGGTCGAGTTCCCGGAGCCTCGTTGTGGTCGTGGTGGCCGGGGGAAAACGAGAGCCGGTACGTGACCGACACGTACCGGCTCTCGTCGTTGTGGCTGGCCGCGTACGGCGCGGGCGACTGCTCCCTTGACAGCGAAAAGCGGCACCCTATAAGGGCCGCATGATCACGAGGGGCTGCGCATGGCCGATACGTTGAAGTTCACGAACGATCATCTCTGGCTACGCATTGACGGATCGCGTGCGCACGTCGGCATCTCGGAGCATGCTCAGGGAGAGCTCGGTGAGATCATCGCCATCGAGCTTCCGGACGTGGGAGACGAGGTGGAGAAGGGGGAGTCCTTTGGTGAGCTCGAGTCCGTCAAGACGGTGAACGAACTCATCGCTCCCGTTTCCGGTCAGGTGGTCGCTATCAACACCGAGCTCGACGATCATCCGACCATCGTCAACGAGGATCCGTATCACGAAGGGTGGCTGATCGAGGTCGAGATCAACGACAGCTCCGAGCTCGAATCCCTTCTGGACGCCGACGAGTACGACGAGCTGGTTTCGGGCGAGGAAGAGGCGTGATCCTCGGGCTTCGGCCCGCGCTCCTCACGCTCGCGCTCTCGCTTGCTTCGTTCGTCGCTCCGCTCGGATCGTCGCGCGCGGCCGACGGCAGCGCGCTCGATGCGCGGCTTTCGGCGCGCGGCATACGCGACGCCCGTGTGCTCGAAGCGTTTGCGCGCGTTCCCCGCGACGCCTTCGTTCCGGAGGATGCGCTCGAACGGCGCTTCGACGACAAGCCGCTGCCCCCGACCTTCACGCAGGTCATCTCGC encodes:
- the thiI gene encoding tRNA 4-thiouridine(8) synthase ThiI, with protein sequence MACVVVRYHEIALKGGNRQRFVQRLIANLRDATTGLGVRSADSLPGRIVLRLAPEAPVDLVCERVAHTFGVANYSAGVEIPAGLDAIRAAVLDCARAEAFTTFAVRARRADKSFPMTSPELGAFLGAAVVAEVGGRVDLETPDLPITVEILPRTAYVSGGKRPGPGGLPVTISGRVTCLMSGGIDSPVAAYRMMQRGCRVDFVHFSGVPYTSRASVDKARDLVEHLTRRQLRSDLWVVPFGEIQSEIVARVPRSHRVVLYRRMMLRIAEALGRHGARVLVTGESLGQVSSQTLENMQTIAAATSALVLRPLVGMDKNEIIQQAVRIGTFTTSILPDQDCCTLFTPAHPTTRATLAEVEAAERQLDVPALVARGVADATRERFVFPPELAGKAAAGTRLTVQG
- a CDS encoding ABC transporter permease/substrate-binding protein; this translates as MSEQLALLPERLAAHLELALAALALAIALSLPVGVWVTHRPRAEPFALAVASAVQTIPSLALLAVMVPALAALGALARRFVGIDVPSIGYLPALLGLTCYGVLPILRNTVTGIRGVDPVVVEAARGVGMTDRERLRLVELPLAGPVVVAGIRTATVWIVGIATLATPIGAPSLGDYIFSGLQTRNLAAVLTGCFASAALALALDALVHAAEVGVRTGRRGIVAAALACLAALALATAAHAVGRRLGAAERPVVIGAKTFTEQYVLSEIVAGAIARTTSHPTRVVASLGSTVAFDALAAGALDLYVDYTGTIWATVMKRTDVPPDPAVVLAEVSRHLTETHGITLVAALGFENAYALAMRDESAGRLGVTTISDLAAHAPDLVMAGDYEFFGRPEWTALAATYGLRFRERRSMDASLMYAAVASAQVDVISAFSTDGRIGALGLTVLADDRHVIPPYDAVLLASARLVRERPDVVRALRPLAGAIPPDLMRRMNAAVDQDGETPAAVARAFVARFAAATLSPGP
- a CDS encoding ABC transporter ATP-binding protein is translated as MLRLVELRKRFGDATVVDGLTLEVARGERLVLLGGSGSGKTTTLKMVNRLIEPDGGRVELDGVDVAALAPHALRRRIGYCFQQVGLFPHMTVGENVGVTPRLLGWPDERVAARVDELLDLVELAPARFRDRAPASLSGGQQQRVGVARAIAAQPSVLLLDEPFGALDPLTRERLQQSFLAIARRLDLTAIFVTHDVLEALVVADRIAVLNDGRVEQIDAPSALMARPATEYVRRLLAAPLRGLAALRADAQPPGRA
- a CDS encoding alpha/beta hydrolase codes for the protein MPHPTDASTTLDDLSLHYLDWGTVGHPPLVCLHGITQTAHSWDEVAPSFARTHHVRALDQRGHGDSSWAADGDYRLATQSRDVERFVETTLGAPAVVVALSMGGLVALTLTARRPDLVRALVVVDIAPEVRRDGVDNIRNFVAATDELDTFEDFVARAHAFNPRRSLDNIRERLRHNLRRLPNGRWTWKYDPALRNPARVGEGMGDLWERVSGIRCPVLIVRGGESDILDPEVAARFGGVVGAEVRTVPGAGHSVMGDNPSGFLAAVEPFLADLPRG
- a CDS encoding DUF721 domain-containing protein, which gives rise to MSPRREPASIDGVLETCLDRVLGTPGASAIWRVWSDAVGAAIARRAEPVRLRGRTLVVAVSSAPWMQELNLLKRGIVAALNERLTRPLVDDLFLVLTEGRAAAPTPARRAPAPTCPPPPAATDLDGLPATLRASFAGVLDAWRRRARVE
- a CDS encoding vitamin B12-dependent ribonucleotide reductase yields the protein MDGAAEAQRMAFGEEAPAEGRSGLAIKRYFTQAGLDPFANVEWERRSAVIYGEKGEVVFEQHEVEIPKAWTQLATNVVVSKYFRGPLGTPQRETSVRQLIGRVVGTIRSWGTAQGYFATPADAAVFADELTHLLLHQKACFNSPVWFNVGVEAKPQCSACFILSVEDTMDSILDWYRREGVIFKGGSGSGVNLSKLRSSKERLVGGGTASGPVSFMKAADASAGVIKSGGKTRRAAKMVVLNVDHPDVMEFIACKTEEERKARALIAAGYDSSLDGAAYGSVAFQNANNSVRVTDAFMSAVISDGDWQTRFVRTGEVAETFRARDVMRAISENAHACGDPGLQFDTTINDWHTCPASGRINASNPCSEYMHLDNSACNLSSLNLMKFVGATGDFDVDAVKHAVDVMITAQDILVDNSSYPTPEIEKNAHAFRELGLGYANLGALLMSLGLPYDSEAGRQYAAAVTALVCGEAYLQSARIAGGMGPFAGYGPNREPMQRVIGKHRAAAHKIDPSLVPLELLSESRRVWDEAYALGEKQGFRNSQATVLAPTGTIAFMMDCDTTGIEPDIALVKYKKLVGGGMLKIVNMTIRRALTRLGYESREIQDILEYIEEQETIEGAPHLEDEHLAVFDCAFKPQRGARSIHYLGHIRMMGAAQPFISGAISKTVNMPADATVDDVTEAYLEAWRDGLKAIAIYRDGCKQTQPLNTGKTVEVAKVEARPTRRRLQNDCKSERHKFEIAGHEGYIHVGFYEDGTPGEIFIKMAKEGSTISGLMDTIATLTSMALQYGVPLEVLVNKFAHVRFEPSGFTKNPEIPMAKSLTDYIFRFLGSRHLSAEQRREVGLAEVVTAEIEGGARSSVVSFSPQADAPSCSDCGAIMVRNGSCYKCLNCGSTSGCS
- the gcvH gene encoding glycine cleavage system protein GcvH; the protein is MRMADTLKFTNDHLWLRIDGSRAHVGISEHAQGELGEIIAIELPDVGDEVEKGESFGELESVKTVNELIAPVSGQVVAINTELDDHPTIVNEDPYHEGWLIEVEINDSSELESLLDADEYDELVSGEEEA